GTAGAGGACGTCCTCCGTGAGTTCGAAGAGCACGGCTTCGAGGTGGAGCGCGGGAAGTACGTCGACTACTGTATCCGGGTGAAGAAGGGGCAACCGCTGCGGCTGGAGGAGCTGGAGTGTTGGCGGGAAGGGCACATCGTACCCCAGGACGAGGCGGCGGCACTGGTAACCGAGATACTGAACCCACAACCCGGGGAGAGGATCGCCGACTTATGCGCCGCGCCGGGCGGTAAGACCACACACATCGCACAACTGACTGGAGACGAGGCGGAAATCCTTGCCGTAGACGTCAGTGGGGTACGACTCCGCAGGCTAGAACGGTTCGCGGAACGAATGGGATTCGAGAACATCGAGACCCTACGCGCGGACGTCCGCAGGCTAGGTAGGAACCCGCGGTACGTGGGTAAGTTCGACCGGGTGCTGTTGGACCCTCCATGCTCCAGTCTTGGAACGCTCCGGAGCGATCCCGACGTCAAGTGGAAGATCGGGCCGCGAGATATCCGAGAGTTGGCACTAAAGCAGCGTCAGCTCATCCGCGCGGCGGCCCGACTGCTCAAACCTGGGGGCGTACTGGTATACTCGACCTGTACCATCACACCCGAAGAAAACGAACTCGTCGTATCCGAAATTATCAAGCGGGATCGCTTGCGTCCCGTGGACGTACGTTCGAAGTTCAAGTTCTTACACCCGCCCTTAGGAGTCGACGGAGTATCGTCGAGCTTGGAAGCCGGTCGGATGTGGCCACACGTCCACGGTACTACCGGGTTCTTCGTGGCCAAGTTGAAGAAGGTGGCTTAACAAGTGAAGGCTATCCCGAATCCCGCTATCCCCGCGATCGTGGGTGGTAGGAGTGTGCGACATGTTCGCTCGAGGATCTCTGCATTACCGAACACGGCCGTCCATAGGTACTTCACGAGTATTGATTCCAGCGAGGACAGTGCGATCAGTACGCCCGCGGTCGAGGAAGGAAGGGTACCCGAATTCACCATATAGGCTAGGCTCAAGCTCATCGCGTTGCTGCTGGCTAACGAGCCGACCACGGCACCGACGACCAAGCCGGCTTTCCCCGCGAACAGCTGTCCTATCTTCAGTGTCATCGAGAACCCCGAAATGAGGAGACCTAGCTTCACCGCGGGTTTCAGGGAGAGGGGAGACCGCATCCGATCCTTAACGACACGTCGGAGATCTTCCTCGTCGACTTCCGCGCGACCCGACTCGTATACGGAGATAGCGAACCCGGCTATGGCCGCGGGGATCGCCACGTAAGCCACCTTCTTCACCACGGCTAGGTCCCTCGAGACGGCTGCGACCAGGATCATGTTGCGTAGGATCGCGACGGAAGTCGCGGCGGGTACTACGGCGGCAGGCACCAAAGGGAGTTCCTTGAACCTCGCCACGACGGTCGCGGTGGTGGCGGAACTGCTGACGAAACCTCCGACCAGAGACGTCGTCAGTACCCCTCCCCTGACGGACGTCCGAACTCCCAGGTACCCGAGTGCCGTCACAGCGAGCACCAGCAGGACGATCTCCAACACCCTCCTCAGGTTCAGAACGCCCCAGGGATCCACGGGGCCGGGTGGACAGAGCGGATAGACCAGTGCGGCCAGCGAGAACACCGTCAAGGCGTCCAACACGTCCCTGTCGGACAGTCTCCTCAGGACGGGGTGGATCCTCGCCCGGGAGAGGAGTACTACGGCCGTCGCGATCGCTAAAGTGGCTCCTTCTTTGAACCTACCCATTCCGACCAACGCACCAGCGGCGAACGTGGCCAACAGCGCCAACGGTGTGACTATACCCAACGATCGACGCTGGTACACCCGCATGACGTACATCGTCACGGCCAGCGCGGCGGCCCCAACCGACGTCACCGTGGCTATGGGGACGCATCCTAACCTGTAGAAGTACGCGGTGAGTCCTCCGAGCACACCGATTAAAGTGAACGTCCTGAAGCCCGCGACCCGACGCGCGATGTGAGCGTGCTCGCGCTCGAGTCCCACCACCATCCCTACCGCGGCCGATAACACCAGCATCTGTAGGAACCGGAGGTACTCATCCATGACGATATCCTCCCGGGGGCAACCTGAATGGGGTTGGACTACGAGCCTTCACACTTGATGTTACTGGTTACGGTATTGGACGATCGGGACGGCGAGGTGCTGGGCGACGCGATTCAAAAACTGATCGAGCGCGAGGAAGTACTCGCGTGTCACGCGGTCCCGTGTGTGACGAAGAAGAACCGGCCCGGACACGTCCTGGTGGTTTTAGTGGACGGTGGTGAGAATCCCGACCGGGTAGCGGAGGACGTCGCCCGTGACATCATGGTGTTAACTGGGTCAACGGGTGTCGACAGGTTCGATGCCGATGGTGTGTACTCCGTACCTTCCAGGTTCGAGGACGTCCGGGTGGTATACGGCGAGCGTGAATGGAGGGTCAGCGTCAAGATCGCGGAGACAGAGGAAGGAGAAGTCGTCACGGTGAAAGCGGAGTTCGACGAGTGTCGTGAGATAGGTGAGGAGACGGGGATCCCACCGCGCGAGGTGAAGGCCATGGTAGAGGCCGCCGCGAGGGTCGGGGGTTGGGTCGACCTCAAGGATCGCGAGATTAAAGTTCGGTAAGTGTCCAGACCCAGTGGCATAACGGTATGAAAAAGTATCCCCGGACCGTGGGGCCCCCTCTCATCCCGGCGCCTCGCGGCGTCGAGGGGGCCCCGCCGACTTGTACCGGGGGTCCGTAGCGGACGCTCATCGGATCGGCTTCGGCCACCTAGCGCCCGTCCCTTGAGGGAAGTTAGCGTGAAAGGCCTCCGTCGGCGCCGCAATCATCACGTGTCAGGTTCGGGCAAGAGTCTTCATCGGCTAAACTACCGACGATGGCGTAAGATTTGAAGATCTCGCTCGAACGCCACGGAGGACCAACAGCGTAGAGAAGGAGCCCGTCCGCTTCAGGGGCGGAGGATGTCGATCTTCTCCTCTTCGACGGCTTCGATCGCTCTCTCCATCAGTTTCTTCGCGAGATACGCCGAGGATTCACGAACGATGATCTGGAGCCTTCTCCCTTCGACTTCGAGTTCCCCTAGATCGACCTCGACCGCCGGGCAGAACTCGTGACAGTATCCACAATGGAAACAGTCACCGGTCCGGAGGTCACCGTACGGATACGGGCACTTCTCCTCGAGTCGGCAAGGGTCACAGTTCTCACAGCGATCCGGGTTCCAATGGATGGTCTCTTGGATCCACGTATCGGCGTACGTGGCCTCCTCTACTGGTGTTCTGTCGGAGAGCCTAGCGATCGGTAGGGCGGCGTCGGAGTGATCACGCTCCAAAAGCGGAAGCGTTTCCTCGGTAACCGCTATCACTGACGCGACACCCGCGATATTCTCCGGTCCCGCGGATGTCCTATACTCGCCCATGAACGTAGGGTCACACTCGGTGAGATCCGCGTGAAGTGTTAAGTTAGGGCGTTCCCGGGTGCTGCGGGTACCTCTTCCAGTGATGACCCCGGGAGCCCCACAGAACAGTACACGTCGGCCGGGTCGATGGAGGCGGAGGTCCGGATCGTGTTCCAGAGGGTTGTAACCTCCGCACCCGCTGAAGGATGCCTCCCCGGGTTCCAGAGGTCTCGGTGCGAAGATAGTCGACGCGGGTCGTTCGCCATCGTTGAATATCGCGGAGTAGTTACGGAAGCACGCACGGGTAGACGCGATCATCGCGCGTTCAAGCTCATCTAGGCCGACTGTTACCTCATACTCACGACCGTCGTCCGATACGGCGACGACGTCGAACTCTTTACCCTCCGCTATCGTGCGGAGTAGGTGCGCCCCAGAAACGTCTCCATGAGCTGTAGCCGGGACCAGACACTCGATGAGTCCGAGGCGCTCGTTAGGGCACGGGCCCACGGGTACTCTTATACCCTCTAGGTATGCTTCCTCGAATCGACGCACCTCACCGGGTTCAGTGATGCGAAAAGACAAAATCCCATAAACTCCACTCATCAATCCGACAGTGGCGCAAGTGACGGCATCGACGGATCGACGTTCACCTTCGGTCATGTCCCAGAACTCGTCGATACGTACCACGGTAGGCACACCCGATCCCCCGCATCCACTGAGCCCCAAATATTCTGTACTAACGTTACCGGGCAGCCTTAGCCCCACTAACGGCTTAGCAAACCCTTTACGGCACGTGTAGTTTTTTCACGCCGTGAAGTAAGATGATGACGGAGGTAAAAGGGTATAGTGGAGGATAGAAACGGCGTCACGTTAACTGAACTGCACCGGTATCGTCGTAACGAAGCGACGTAGGTATGACGGTAACGATCGAAGGTCTAGCGGAGCCAGTGGGCGCGCTCCGCTACCACGTACCCATCGTCGGACTTGGGTGCGTTCTTGAGTATTTTCTTCTTGAATTCACGATCACGCCTCGGATTGTCATCTTCACGGAACTTACGCGTCCTCTCGGAAGTTGTCCACGTCTCATCCTCCGCGTCAACGTCTTCTAATCGTTCCGCGAACTCTTCCAGCAACTCCATAGTTTCCCTTAGGATATCCAAAACATCGACGTCATCACGCTCGGAAGCCAGAGACAGGTACGTATCGACCTCGAGGAGTTGCTCAAGCTCCCTTCCCTTCATAACGAGACCCCCAGCAACTCTCCGGACCGCGCGACGAGTTCGTCGTCCAGGTAAAGCTCGAACTCCTTAATAACCGCATCGAGATGCACCCGTGAGCTTACCCGCCCGCCAAACGTGCTGTTGTCCCCCAAACCCTATGTGGACGGTCCCGTAGACCTTCTCGTCTTCCAGTACCACCCCACACAGCTTCGCCCCGGGATTGGTGCCCACTCCCAGCTCGCACAACATTTCTCCGTTCTCGATCCGGCGGATCAGCCGAACGAATTCGAGATCTTCATGCGAGGCTTCGACCATCCGACCATTCGAGATCTCAAGCTTTATAGTCAAGCTTTATAGGCTCGTCGAGAATTCCATCAGGCGCCACGCTGCCGTCGATTTGAACGTGCCCTTCCGCCGACCCTTCGATCGGGGCTACGAAAGCCTCTCCAGCCGGAAGGTTACCGAATTCCCCTGGGTCCCGCAGGTTCCCGTCGTCCGCCAGTGCCTCCCGTCCGCTGATGTCTATCACGAGCTCGCCCGCAGGAGTCACCAGACGGGCTTCGGAGGCTTCAGTGAGGCGTTCAGCGAGTCCTCGAGACAAACTCCTCAGCCGCTTATAATCGACGTCAATGGCACGTTCCGCGGTATCACGAGTGAGGCCGGGCATCGATGCCACCCTAGCCCCGGCTTCGCAGGTCCGTCGCCGGGCCTCCGTGTGAGATATCGACCAAGAGGTGACGGCAGCGACCGCGTTGGAGCTCCTCATCATTGCCGCGACGTGGTCTGGGGGCTCCTCGCCGTGGGTTTCCCTGGGATCGATGATGACTAGCGCTCGGTCTGTCCCTTCAGCGGCTTCGAACAGTTCGCGACCTAGTTCCTCCATCCCGGGATCGGTCAGCACGAGGAAACGCTCGCCCTCAGAGAGCCCTAAGCACTCTCGAACGACCCGTTCAGCCCAGCCCAAACCGACCACCCGCGTGACGTCACGCTCTGGAAACTTCGGACACGTAGCCCCGGACCGGTGAAGGAAGGTACGAACGGCGTCGCGATTTGCGGATGGGGTGTTACAACGGCTCCATCTCACGTGTTGTCGGAGGACCAGAAGTTGAGACGATACGGTTTCTCCGAACTACAGGTTGCGTCTCTCGAACAGGTAGTCCGACTGACTGTAAGCGTGAAAGGAAAGCTAAACGACCACATTACCCACCTCACAGGCGAGCCGGGCCCACGTCAGGATGTCCCTCACGGCACCCCATACCCGCCTCCCGGGTCAACGCCTCCGGCTTTTCGAGCATCTTCACGACGTTAAGCGCGTGTTCTTCCGCCCTCTTCACCGCCAGCTCGTGGAGCTCCCGTTCATCCTCCGCCTCATCCTCGTGTACGAACACTTCGATGATATGCGTGTTGGTGAGTAGTTGTGCCAGTATTAACCCCATAGAGGCGACCATCGCGCACTGTTTGTCGATCTCGGTGGGGCCGGGCATACCGAAGGCCATGACCAAATCGCAATCTTCCTCCTCGATCAGTCGCTTGCAAGCCACCGGCAGATCCTTTATCCCAGGTACCGTGTACCTGGGAGTCTCGACCCCGGGTAGGTACTCCTTCAAGACCTTCTCCGCGACTGAGGCCATGTCAACTCGGGCGAAGGTCGTGTCCGCCAGTCCGACTTTATATCTGGTCACCGGTCATCACCCCAAGCTTCGGGCTGAGAGGGGTCGGGTTTGAGGACCTTGGAAGCGTCGAGGCGCAGGACGGCGTTTGCGCAGGCACTCAGCGCGCAGAGAGTCCCTCTGCCCGAGCCCGAGGGAGTGATTATTTCCGGATACTCCTTCACCCTGAGCTGGACGCCACCCTCTATTTCGGTCAGACGCTGGAGCACCACGTTTCCAAGTGCGCTTATGGGCTTACCAATCCAACAATGCTTCAAGGGACATTCGTCACAGTAGGCTCGGAGCAATCGCTTAGAGCGTTCCGACCCGTATCCGGCCTTCAACTCAGCCCGGACGATCGCGTAAGCCACACAGCACCCTCGGTTGGTGACACTTCGGTTCGCCAGCCTAAGGCTCGCGAAAGCTATTCCGAAGCGGACTCTCACACGATTCACGACACCGTCATCGGCCTTCATTTTACCCGTGTTGGGAACGTCGGCGAGCTCACGCTTTAGCTCACGGTATACTCGGGGATGCCGTACCGCCGCCAAGGCCAGTGCGCAGGCTGGACAGTAGGAAACGTATTCCGATTTCGAACCGTCGTAGTGTATCTCCACCTCAGAGCCGAGATCGTGGCGTCGGACGAGTATAGTACCTCCTCCACCGAGGACGATTCGAGATGCAACCTTGTCGACCGTCAGCACCCTCCCATAGCCGAATACACGCGCCAGTCGTCTCATGTCACGCTCCGGAGTGAGGACCTTAGAGAGCCTTTCCTCCCACCCTTCCGGGTAGACCCCAGATTTTATCAGAGATTCGAGTATCGCCGGTGCCCAAGTGACGTCGCGACCTTCGGTCACCGACTCGTCCGGACCGATAAGGCGAGCTCTCACACCCAGCCGCTCCTCGATGCACTCCACTCGGTATCCCGACCACGATAGGATTTCCAGGGTAGCGTGTGCGATACCGCACGCTCCCTCTCTCGGATCGAGAACGCGTTCAACTTGGTTGCGGATCCCCTCCAACGGCCGCACCACCTACTCGGGGTGTGTATCATGTTCGACCCGGAAAAGTTCGTCGAAGAGGCTGTCGAAGAACTACGCCAGGAGATAGGGGATAGGAAAGCTATCATTGCCGTATCCGGCGGCGTCGATAGCACCACCGCCGCAGTTTTAACGCATCGGGCCATCGGGAGCCACCTGGTGTGCGTGTTCGTCGATCACGGTTTCATGCGCAAGGGCGAGCCGGAACGCATCCGCGAGTTACTGGAAGAAGAACTGGGTTTGAACCTCAAGTTCGTCGAAGCCGCGGACGAGTTCTTCGAGGCACTTCGAGGAGTTACCGATCCAGAGAAGAAGAGGAAAATCATCGGGGAGAAATTCATCGAAATATTCGAGCGGATAGCGAAGGAAGAAGAAGCCGAAGTGCTCGTTCAGGGTACGATCGCACCTGATATCATCGAGTCCGAGCGTGGAATCAAGTCTCACCACAACGTCGGTGGACTGCCCGAAAAGCTGAACCTCGACGTCGTGGAGCCACTTCGGGACCTATACAAGGACGAGGTGAGGAAGGTTGCTCGCTACCTGGGAATACCAGATGAAATCGTGGAGCGTATGCCATTCCCCGGCCCCGGTCTCGCAGTCCGAGTGCTTGGTGAGGTAACGCCTGAGAAGGTCGAGATCGTGCGTGAAGCGAACGCTATCGTGGAAGAAGAGGTCGAGAAAGCTGTCGAAGAGGGGAAGATGTCGAAGCCGTGGCAGGCCTTCGCCGCACTCCTGGACTGCAAGGCCACCGGTGTGAAGGGTGACGAGCGGGACTACGGATGGGTCATCGCCGTTCGGATCGTCGAATCGATCGACGCGATGATAGCGGACGTACCAGAGGTTCCGTGGGAAGTCCTACGCAATATCCAGGACCGGATCACCAGTGAGGTACCTGAGGTAACCAGGGTTTTGTTCGACGTAACTCCTAAACCGCCAGCAACTATCGAGTTCGAGTGAGGGGGGACGCGCGTTGGCTTTCGTCGTCATCCCATCGGTCGATGTAGTCGAAGGTAAGTGTGTGCAGCTCGTCGAAGGAGATCCGGAGCGTAGGACGTTCGAGTCCGATGACCCGGTGGAAACCGCGCACCAGTGGTCCGAGTTCTTCCCCTGGATTCACGTGGTGGACATCGACGCGGCACGCGGTGAAGGGGATAACTCGAATATTATCGAGCGGATCTGTGAGGAGGTCGACGCCAATGTTCAGGTGGGTGGCGGGATCCGTTCCACCGAACGCGCGGAAGAGCTCATCGAGCTGGGTGCCGACCGTCTGATAGTGGGAACCGTGGCGTTCACCGATGAGGATGATTTCTTGAAGATCGTCGACGTGTGTCATGATCACGGTATCGAGGTGTTCGTGGCACTGGACGTCAACGAGAACCACGAGGTGTTAGTCGGCGGGTGGAAGGAGGACGCAGGAATCACCCTGGAGGACGCCATAAAACGCTTCAACGAAGTTGCTGACGGGTACCTGACCACCGCGGTGCACGTCGAGGGCAAGGAGATAGGTATTGACGAAAAAGTCGTAGAGAAGTCGACCAGCACCACGAATCTCCCGGTGTTGTACGCCGGTGGAATAGGTTCGATCAAGGACGTGAAGCGGGCCAAGGAAGCCGGAGCGTACGGAGTAGTGATCGGGACCGCCCTGTACCATGGGGACATCGATCCCGTGGCGCTACTCGATCTCATGGAGGAAGACTAGGGTATCATCCTCTCGATAGGAAGGACGATAATACCCTCCGCACCTAACTCCTTAGCCTTGAGTACTACCTTCGACACGTCCTCCTCGTTCACTACCGCGTAAACGTCGACCATGTCCTCGTCCCCGTATATCTCCGACACTGTAGGACCGGTAACGCCAGGCAACAGCTCGTGGAACTCTTCTAACCGTTCTCGAGGCACGTTCATCATGACGAGGCACTTTCCATCGGCGTTGAGCACACCCTTCAGCGATAAGTAAACTCTCTGGATCACCTCACCGTCCGTCGCGTCGGGATTGGCGATCAATCGTGCGGAGGTCTCCAGCAGTTCGTCGACAACACGAAGCCTGTTGACCTTGAGCGTAGTCCCCGTGCTACACAAGTCCACGATCGCGTCCGCGACTCCTATTCTCGGCATGATTTCGGTGGCTCCCGACACTTGAATGATCTCCACGTCCACGCCGATATCCTCGAAGTACTGCCGGGCGATGTTTGGGAACTCCGTGGCGACGGTACCACCGTCGAGGTCTTCCGGTGACTTCACATCCGACTCTTCGGGTACTGCGAGCACCAGCCGCGCCTGACCGAACCGTAGATCGAGCAGCTCCTTTACCTCCACTCCAGCCTCTACTATGAGGTCGTATCCGGTGATCCCGAGTTGCGCCACCCCCTCTTCCACTAACCGAGGGATATCCGCAGCCCTGACGAACATAACCTCGATATCGGGGTCCGTGGTTCTGGCCTTGAGACGGCGTCCCAGAGGCTCCTCTACGCCGATTCCAGCGCGCTCGAGGAGCTTAAGTGCCGGCTCATGTAGGCGTCCCTTGTTGGGTACCGCTACGGTTATCACTTGCGCCCTCCATCGACGTCCCAGTCGCAGGATATAACGGTACTCGGGGACCGTGGACTTGAGGCTCGCGATACTAGGAGGCGTCGCGGTAACTCCGGAGCGTGTGATTGAAGACGCAGGAATTCTGATCGAAGACGGTCGAATTTCATTCGTAGGCACACGAGAACAGCTCGAAGAGTGTGAAGACTGGGAGGACGAAATAGAGCTCGAAGAGAAGGACGTTATCATGCCGGGTTTGATCAACACTCACACACACGGTCCCATGACGCTGTTTCGAGGTGTCGCCGATGATATGCCACTGATGAAGTGGTTGAGGGAGGAAATATGGCCGCTGGAAGAGCGCCTCGACGCCGAAAAGTGCCGATGGGGAGCGGCGCTCGCGGCTATGGAGGCCCTCAAGTCCGGCACTACCTGCCTCGTAGATATGTATTTCTTCATGGACACCGTAGCCGAAGCCTACGCCGAGGTCGGCATCCGCGCGGTTATCTCCCATGGCATGATAGACCTCGGCGAGGAGGACAAGCGGGAGGAGGAGCTGAAAGAGTCGGAACGCGTGTACCGCAAGTGCCACGGGATGGAAGGAATCATCGAGTTCTCGCTAGGACCGCATTCCCCCTACACATGCTCTGAGGAGTTGCTCAAGGAGGTCCGGCGCTTAGCTGATGAGTGGGGAGTTAAAATTCAGATTCACGTAGCCGAGACCAAGGACGAAGTGGAAGAAGTGAAACGGGAGTACGGGAAGCGACCTGTAGAGTACCTGGATGAAATAGGACTGCTCGACGACGACGTTATAGCCGCTCACTGCGTGTGGCTCAATGATAAAGAAATTGAAATATTATCGAAGAGAGGAGTGGTTGTTTCACACAATCCGATCAGTAATATGAAGTTAGCTTCCGGTATCAGCCCCGTACCTGAAATGCTCGAAAGAGGTGTTAACGTCACTATAGGTACAGATGGGTGTGCGAGCAACAACAACCTCGATATGTTGGAGGAAATCAAAGTAGCAGCCCTGTTACATAAAGTGAACAAGATGGATCCATCGGCCACGGAGATGTTGGAGATCATGAAGATGGCGACTGTGAGGGCAGGTACGGTCTTCTCGAGCGAGAAGATAGGGGACATCGAAGAGGGTTACGCAGCAGACCTAGTAGTTCTAGACGGCAGCTCTCCCAGATTAAATCCCAATCACAACCAAATTTCAAACATTGTGTACTCAGTCTCAGGATCAGATGTGAAGCATGTATTCGTGGCTGGGGAACTCGTAGTTAAGAATAGAAGACTCGTCAGAGCAGACGAGCAGGAAATACTGGAGAACTCCACAGAGTGTGCAGAGCAACTCACTTCCTCATGAGTCTAACTCCTAAGTAAATCGCCGCTCCCGCCAGCACTGCTACCAAAAGTGCCACCAACGCCCATGCGACGGACTTTGGCGACAGCTTCTTAAGTTTCTTCTTTATCTCTTCCCTTAGTTTCCCAATCTTCTTTTTTATCTTTTCAGTCGCCGTTCTTACCTTTTCAGCCACTGTTCCTTCGCCACTTCTCTTCTCTTCTTCGCCCTTCTCGCTTACCTTCTTCCCTTCCTCGCTCCCGCCTCCACCGGCATGCCCACCGGTCGTACTTCCGTGGGTCGTACTTCCGTGATCTTGTTCGCCATGTCCTCCTCCCTTAGCGCCCCCTCCGCCGTGTCCTCCCCCTACGCCGGCGGAGCCGGCCGGCGAGGGGTGTGAGGCGGGCGGAGGGGGCGTTTGGCCTACGGAAGGCGAAGATCCCCCTCCGGTCCCGCCGGAAGGGATAGACGGCGGTGGTGGTGGTAGTGTCTGCGCCTGAGTTGCGCTTATCGCCATCAGGACCAGCGCCGCGAGAACCACAGCAGTGCGCCGCAAGCTATCAACCCCACCATAGGGTTCACCGGGACTTTGAACGTTATCACCGCGGCGATTGTGCCAGCTCCGGCTATTATCACGGCGAGTGACACCGGAAGCTTGACACCGAAGACCTCGATGTAATCCCCGGACCCATGCTCCTCCGACGCGAACACGTCAGATATCCTTACAGGAATCCGCTTCGTACCATTTATATATTCATCATAAAGGCGTGTTACTTCCTCGTACTCTGGTATCAACTCCGAGTCTACCAACCGTGCCGCTTCATCCCGCTGACCCAGCTCCAGCAGCTTCGCGACGCGCTTGCACTCTTCGGACATCTCCGTCAGGAGGTCACGAATTTTAGCAGCGATCTCCGCGAGCCTCTCGAGCTCCGATCGGTACTCTGGATGGGTCTCTGCGGATTTGCTCAGGTATTCAACAGTGCGACCCCAGGTCTCGGCAGCCATCGCGTACCATCGGGCAAGCTTACGGTATCCCTCCGGAGTCGGTGGGACTTTACCTCCTTCGAGAGCGTAGAGGTACAGGGCTTCTAGGAAGGCTTTGTCCAGTTCGGTCCGATAGTTATCGTAATTCGGAGGAAGCTCTCGCCCGATGTAGTAGTAACCGTCCTCGAAAGTTGCGGCCGGAATCCCGTGCTTGGCGACTGGGGCGGTGACCCATGGTGGAGACGTTCCGGTCTGTTGTGTGTCGACCCTCGCACCGATCACTCCAGCTAGTACCTCACAGATCTGAAGCGCCCGTTGGAAGGACTCGGGGTTGTCGTTCCCGTGGATCGGGCCGGCTGGGATTAGGATGAACTCTGACACTCCCCAGCTCGGCCGATGCGCGTGAACGTCAAGGAAGAGTTCAGGTTTCCCTGTGATAGGCACACCGACCTTTCTCCCAAGCTCCTCG
Above is a window of Methanopyrus sp. SNP6 DNA encoding:
- a CDS encoding amidohydrolase; the encoded protein is MDLRLAILGGVAVTPERVIEDAGILIEDGRISFVGTREQLEECEDWEDEIELEEKDVIMPGLINTHTHGPMTLFRGVADDMPLMKWLREEIWPLEERLDAEKCRWGAALAAMEALKSGTTCLVDMYFFMDTVAEAYAEVGIRAVISHGMIDLGEEDKREEELKESERVYRKCHGMEGIIEFSLGPHSPYTCSEELLKEVRRLADEWGVKIQIHVAETKDEVEEVKREYGKRPVEYLDEIGLLDDDVIAAHCVWLNDKEIEILSKRGVVVSHNPISNMKLASGISPVPEMLERGVNVTIGTDGCASNNNLDMLEEIKVAALLHKVNKMDPSATEMLEIMKMATVRAGTVFSSEKIGDIEEGYAADLVVLDGSSPRLNPNHNQISNIVYSVSGSDVKHVFVAGELVVKNRRLVRADEQEILENSTECAEQLTSS